From the genome of SAR324 cluster bacterium:
CAAAGCTATTGTTACTTGATGAACCGCCAGAGGGAATTCAACCCTCCATTATTCAAGACATAGGTCGAGTCATTCAAACGCTGCGGGAACAGGGAGAAATGGCAATATTGTTGGTTGAACAATACTTTGATTTTGCTCGTGAGTTAGCCGATGAATATGTAGTCATGGGTCGAGGAGAAGTTGTTCTTGCCGGCAGTGAAAAGGAGGTTCAACCTCATGAAGTTCGGCGCTGGCTGACTGTCTAAATTACTGACTTAAATGTGAGTTAGTGGAAATCCTCTATTCTTCAAAGCAAACATTCAGTTCTGGCAACCATAATTAGAGTTTGCCTTCGAGCATAAATTAGCTATCTTGCCTGTCGTTTTTGAAAACGCTGCTTCGACAACGTCATGGCCAATATTCTTCAAAATTTGGCTTTTTGAACCGTCCACATCATCTACCGGTAATTCGCAGAAATCACTAAGATTTCGAATCTGCTATCAAATAATGGGTTGCCATGAACCTAACTCCCCGAGAATTAGAAAAACTTACTATCTTCACTGCAGGTGAACTGGCTCGCAAGCGTCGCACTCGCGGACTCAAGCTCAATCACCCTGAGGCTGTGGCCTTGATCACTTCCGAGCTGCTCGAAGCGATTAGGGATGGACGTTCCGTGACAGATGTCATGGCTTTCGGTCGTACAATCCTTAAAGCCGAGGAAGTCATGGAAGGTGTTCCAGAAATGATTCCAGAAATTCAGGTCGAAGGAACTTTTCCAGATGGGACTAAGCTGGTTACCGTCCACGACCCGATCCAATAACTAAATCCAACCATCCAAGCGGAGGATGATCATGATCCCTGGAGAATACCAACTATCGAAGTCTCCAATCGAAATCAATGCAGGTCGCCGAACAAGTACTGTTCGTGTTGAGAATACAGGAGACCGTCCAATCCAGGTTGGTTCGCACTGCCATTTCTTCGAATGTAACGCTTCTTTACGCTTCACACGGGAAGAAGCCTACGGGATGCGACTCAATATACCGGCAGGGACTGCTGTCCGCTTTGAGCCGGGAGATACCCGTGAAGTTGAACTTGTGGAACTGGGAGGAAATCGAGAAGTCCTCGGTCTTAATCAGTTGGTGGAGGGAATTCTGGACACGACAGAAGTCCGCCAGGCCGCTCTTCAACGATCTACCAACTTCGTACGCTGAGGGAGAAACATCATGCGCATGGAAAGACATCACTACGCTGAACACTTCGGTCCCACCGTTGGGGATAAGATTCGACTAGGTGACACCGAATTGTTTGCAGAAATTGAGAAAGACCACACTGTTTACGGTGATGAAGCCATTTTTGGAGGTGGCAAAGTGCTGCGAGATGGGATGGGTCAGTCTCCTA
Proteins encoded in this window:
- a CDS encoding ABC transporter ATP-binding protein; the protein is KLLLLDEPPEGIQPSIIQDIGRVIQTLREQGEMAILLVEQYFDFARELADEYVVMGRGEVVLAGSEKEVQPHEVRRWLTV
- a CDS encoding urease subunit gamma; translation: MNLTPRELEKLTIFTAGELARKRRTRGLKLNHPEAVALITSELLEAIRDGRSVTDVMAFGRTILKAEEVMEGVPEMIPEIQVEGTFPDGTKLVTVHDPIQ
- a CDS encoding urease subunit beta encodes the protein MIPGEYQLSKSPIEINAGRRTSTVRVENTGDRPIQVGSHCHFFECNASLRFTREEAYGMRLNIPAGTAVRFEPGDTREVELVELGGNREVLGLNQLVEGILDTTEVRQAALQRSTNFVR